In the Sulfitobacter pacificus genome, one interval contains:
- a CDS encoding HU family DNA-binding protein — MSTAPSKPAKPTRAAKTPKTPAKPKTAAAKPKPTAAKSTGSVLDGSAPAPLKQQAEPRVVDAPQPVIIGPMMRKKELIEAVVQRSGMKKKDVKPVVETMLAVLGEAIGDNRELNLPPLGRVKIRREKQLSNGRVVVAKIRQNTPVETDTLGSGNGISDASDI, encoded by the coding sequence GTGAGTACTGCACCCAGCAAGCCGGCTAAACCAACCCGTGCTGCCAAAACACCCAAAACCCCAGCCAAGCCAAAAACAGCCGCGGCGAAACCCAAGCCCACTGCGGCCAAATCCACAGGTTCGGTTCTGGACGGATCAGCACCGGCCCCATTGAAACAGCAGGCGGAACCCCGTGTGGTTGACGCCCCCCAACCGGTTATCATCGGTCCCATGATGCGCAAGAAAGAGCTGATCGAAGCAGTTGTGCAGCGCTCTGGCATGAAGAAGAAGGACGTGAAGCCGGTGGTCGAAACCATGCTCGCCGTTCTGGGTGAAGCCATCGGCGATAATCGCGAATTGAACCTGCCACCTTTGGGCCGGGTGAAAATCAGGCGCGAAAAACAACTGTCCAACGGACGGGTCGTTGTGGCGAAAATCCGTCAGAATACGCCGGTAGAAACCGATACCCTTGGCAGCGGTAACGGCATATCCGACGCATCTGATATCTAG
- a CDS encoding histidine phosphatase family protein, translating to MKHYPKIWFLRHGQTEWNKAYRLQGQLDSPLTAQGIADAERQAELIRPVLSQSPDIFVSPLGRTVQTAEIALAGAAYRLDERLMEIHAGVWQGRLRTEILAERPDWPGGQPTALEIYETAQGGEGLNAFQARIRSFLEDLTGPSVVVAHGLWGQVMRAEVRGLDMAQAGHLSNDQGCVYMLESGQETLLQAAV from the coding sequence ATGAAACATTATCCTAAAATCTGGTTCTTGCGGCACGGGCAAACGGAATGGAACAAGGCCTACCGGCTGCAAGGCCAGCTAGACTCACCGCTGACCGCACAGGGCATTGCCGATGCAGAGCGGCAGGCAGAATTGATCCGCCCGGTCCTTTCACAATCCCCGGATATTTTTGTGTCGCCTTTGGGCCGGACGGTTCAGACGGCAGAGATCGCTTTGGCAGGGGCTGCATATCGTCTGGATGAACGGTTGATGGAGATCCACGCAGGCGTCTGGCAGGGTCGATTACGCACAGAGATCCTTGCCGAACGGCCCGATTGGCCTGGCGGCCAACCCACCGCGCTCGAGATTTACGAAACCGCGCAAGGGGGCGAGGGGTTGAATGCGTTTCAGGCCCGCATCCGCTCGTTTCTCGAGGATCTGACCGGGCCCAGCGTTGTTGTTGCACATGGTCTCTGGGGGCAAGTGATGCGGGCAGAGGTGCGCGGGTTGGACATGGCACAGGCGGGGCATCTGTCCAATGATCAGGGCTGTGTCTATATGCTTGAAAGCGGGCAGGAAACATTGCTGCAGGCAGCGGTATGA
- a CDS encoding histidine phosphatase family protein has protein sequence MSAFPPLYILRHGETEWNATGRLQGRFDSALTETGRQQAQAQNRILRSQDLTRFAAISSPQGRAYETAKIAVAGQISPITTDTALSEIGLGEWAGRVRSEVMAESGARDGFDLYEMAPEGEGFAALNVRCLRFLKSLKQPSVLITHGITSRMLRLILTGRPLGALREIEGGQGVVFFLNDAEQKRLT, from the coding sequence ATGAGCGCTTTCCCGCCGCTTTATATTCTGCGCCATGGTGAAACCGAATGGAATGCCACGGGGCGTTTGCAGGGCCGGTTTGATTCTGCTTTGACCGAAACGGGCCGCCAACAGGCGCAAGCACAGAACCGCATTCTGCGATCGCAGGACCTGACTCGCTTTGCCGCGATCAGCAGCCCGCAGGGCAGGGCCTATGAAACGGCCAAAATCGCGGTAGCCGGGCAGATATCCCCGATCACAACCGATACGGCCCTTAGTGAAATTGGCCTTGGTGAATGGGCGGGGCGGGTCCGAAGTGAGGTTATGGCCGAATCTGGTGCCCGTGACGGGTTCGACCTCTATGAGATGGCCCCCGAGGGCGAGGGATTCGCAGCGCTTAATGTCCGCTGCCTGCGATTCTTGAAAAGCCTCAAACAGCCGTCGGTTTTGATCACCCATGGCATCACCTCACGCATGTTACGCCTGATTTTAACGGGCAGGCCCCTTGGCGCATTGCGTGAAATCGAAGGCGGACAGGGCGTGGTTTTCTTTTTAAACGACGCAGAGCAAAAAAGGCTCACTTAG